One genomic window of Bacillus mycoides includes the following:
- a CDS encoding prolipoprotein diacylglyceryl transferase family protein, whose protein sequence is MMEWMVRLQPVSLIIGSLFGFTLMKLRMKKQNIQYEKMMDAVTNGLLIIVLVWKFAPAILNPVWAIGAPVQALLAVGSIQHIIVGFIMASIYIVWKSKKEQFSLRILLDTLPFGLCVSIIFYFLFHQEVGIQTTLPWGMKIYESKFLYHPIFMYEIILALGIIGSLWIKNERVGNGKNISFFLICEGIAHIIISLISEQNSVLFGLSIQQILSFFVISLGILLVPKK, encoded by the coding sequence GTGATGGAGTGGATGGTGAGGTTACAACCCGTTTCTCTTATAATAGGAAGTCTATTTGGATTTACTCTGATGAAACTAAGGATGAAAAAGCAAAATATTCAATATGAAAAAATGATGGATGCAGTAACGAATGGTCTTCTCATCATTGTATTAGTATGGAAATTCGCACCGGCAATTTTAAATCCAGTATGGGCCATTGGGGCGCCGGTGCAAGCATTATTAGCTGTAGGAAGTATTCAACATATTATAGTAGGTTTTATTATGGCTAGTATATACATTGTTTGGAAAAGTAAAAAAGAGCAATTTTCTCTTCGAATTTTACTTGATACATTGCCCTTCGGATTGTGTGTGAGTATTATCTTTTATTTTCTATTCCATCAAGAAGTAGGTATACAAACGACACTCCCATGGGGGATGAAAATATATGAATCAAAATTTTTGTATCATCCTATTTTCATGTATGAGATTATACTCGCACTCGGTATAATTGGCTCGTTATGGATTAAAAATGAAAGAGTAGGGAATGGAAAGAATATAAGCTTTTTTCTAATTTGCGAGGGAATTGCTCATATCATTATTTCGCTTATTAGTGAACAAAATTCAGTTCTATTTGGTCTTTCAATACAGCAAATACTCAGTTTTTTTGTTATTAGTTTAGGGATTTTATTAGTACCAAAAAAATAA
- a CDS encoding helix-turn-helix domain-containing protein, whose protein sequence is MENIDIGKKIEKQRKEKGLTSKELAKMAEITPSMLSQIEHGSANPSIQTLKVLAKALDVPTFSFLLEETNTDDLIVRSNKRKKMIIDNLSYELLSPDFTGNLATAIMTIPPNTASSENVLEHKGEELAFVLDGKITLHLNEEEYTLETGDSVKIPAYLKHKWVNQFEKNAIVLFSVTPPIF, encoded by the coding sequence ATGGAAAATATAGATATCGGTAAAAAAATTGAAAAACAAAGAAAAGAAAAAGGATTAACTAGTAAAGAACTAGCAAAGATGGCCGAAATCACACCATCAATGCTTAGTCAAATTGAACATGGTTCTGCTAACCCTTCCATTCAAACATTAAAGGTACTCGCAAAAGCTCTTGATGTTCCAACATTTAGTTTTTTACTTGAAGAAACTAATACAGACGATTTAATCGTACGTTCTAATAAAAGAAAAAAAATGATTATCGATAATTTATCATATGAATTGTTATCACCTGATTTCACAGGAAATTTAGCAACAGCAATTATGACTATCCCACCGAATACTGCTTCATCAGAAAATGTTCTAGAACATAAAGGAGAAGAATTAGCATTTGTATTAGATGGGAAAATCACATTGCACTTAAATGAAGAAGAATACACATTAGAAACTGGTGATAGCGTAAAAATACCAGCTTATTTAAAACATAAATGGGTAAATCAATTCGAGAAAAATGCGATTGTTTTATTCTCTGTTACTCCGCCGATTTTTTAA